A single region of the Lagopus muta isolate bLagMut1 chromosome 24, bLagMut1 primary, whole genome shotgun sequence genome encodes:
- the IPO9 gene encoding importin-9, with protein MAGAAAAGGPGGGGPGPVAQGLKEALVETLTGILCPVQAVRAAAEEQVKVLEVTEEFGVHLAELTVDPQGALAIRQLASVILKQYVETHWCSQSEKFRPPETTERAKVAIRELLPNGLRESISKVRSSVAYAVSAVAHWDWPEAWPELFNLLMEMLVSGDVNAVHGAMRVLTEFTREVTDTQMPHVAPVILPEMYKIFTMAEVYGIRTRSRAVEIFTTCAHMICNMEELEKGAAKVLIFPVVQQFTEAFVQALQMPDGPTSDSGFKMEVLKAVTALVKNYPKHMVSSMQQILPIVWNTLTESAAFYVRTEVNYTEEVEDPVDSDGEVLGFENLVFSIFEFVHALLENNKFKSTVKKALPELIYYILLYMQITEEQIKVWTANPQQFVEDEDDDTFSYTVRIAAQDLLLAVAADFQNESASALAAAATRHLQEAEQAKNSGAEHWWKIHEACMLALGSVKSIITDSVKNGRIHFDMHGFLTNVVLADLNLSVSPFLLGRALWAASRFTVAMSPELIQQFLQATVSGLHETQPPSVRISAVRAIWGYCDQLKISESTHVLQPFLPSILDGLIHLATQFSSEVLNLVMETLCIVCTVDPAFTASVENKICPFTIAIFLKYSNDPVVASLAQDIFKELAQIEACQGPMQMRLIPTLVSIMQAPADKIPAGLCATSIDILTTVVRNTKPPLSQLLICQAFPAVAQCSLNTDDNATMQNGGECLRAYVSVALEQIAQWHDEQGHNGLWYVMQVVSQLLDPRTSEFTAAFVGRLVSTLISKAGSELGENLDQILRAILSKMQQAETLSVMQSLIMVFAHLVHSQLEPLLEFLCSLPGPTGKPALEFVMAEWMSRQHLFYGQYEGKVSSVALCKLLQYGINTDDKRLQDIRVKGEEIFNMDEGIRTRSKSAKNPERWTNIPLLVKILKLIINELSNAMEANASRQTTADWSQDDSNDMWEDQEEDEDEDEGLAGQFLSDILSTNKYDEDYYEDDEEDDPDALKDPLYQIDLQAYLTDFLCQFAQQPCYAMFSDHLNENEKRVLQAIGI; from the exons ATggcgggagcggcggcggcgggagggccggggggcggcgggccggggCCGGTGGCGCAGGGCCTGAAGGAGGCGCTGGTGGAGACGCTGACGGGAATCCTGTGCCCGGTGCAGGCGGTGCGCGCCGCCGCCGAGGAGCAGGTGAAGGTGCTGGAGGTGACGGAGG AGTTTGGTGTCCATTTGGCAGAGCTGACTGTGGACCCGCAGGGAGCGCTGGCCATCCGGCAG CTAGCATCTGTCATTCTGAAGCAGTATGTGGAAACTCACTGGTGTTCTCAGTCAGAAAAGTTTAGACCTCCAGAGACCACAGAGAGG GCAAAAGTTGCTATTAGAGAGCTCCTGCCCAACGGGCTGAGAGAATCCATCAGCAAAGTGCGCTCCAGTGTTGCCTACGCAGTGTCAGCAGTGGCACACTGGGACTGGCCCGAAGCCTGGCCTGAGCTCTTCAACCTCCTGATGGAGATGCTGGTTAGTGGAGATGTGAACGCGGTGCATGGAGCCATGAGAGTGCTGACAG agttTACGCGGGAAGTGACGGACACACAGATGCCACACGTTGCTCCTGTTATTCTCCCAGAGATGTACAAAATCTTCACAATGGCTGAG GTGTATGGTATTCGCACGAGGTCACGTGCAGTGGAGATATTTACCACGTGTGCCCATATGATCTGTAACATGGAGGAACTGGAAAAG GGTGCAGCCAAAGTCCTGATATTCCCCGTGGTGCAGCAGTTCACAGAGGCTTTTGTTCAGGCCCTGCAGATGCCTGACGGACCCACATCAGACAGTGGATTTAAGATGGAAGTCCTGAAA GCTGTGACAGCGCTGGTGAAGAACTACCCGAAGCACATGGTGTCCTCAATGCAGCAGATCCTGCCCATCGTGTGGAACACCCTTACAGAAAGTGCTGCCTT TTATGTGAGAACAGAAGTAAATTATACAGAAGAGGTGGAGGATCCTGTGGATTCCGATG GTGAAGTGTTGGGATTTGAAAATCTGGTGTTCAGCATATTTGAGTTTGTTCATGCCTTGTTGGAAAACAACAAATTTAAGAGCACAGTGAAGAAGGCTTTGCCAGAGCTGATCTACTACATCCTTCTTTACATGCAGATCACAGAGGAGCAG ATAAAGGTTTGGACTGCAAATCCCCAGCAGTTTGTggaggatgaagatgatgatACTTTTTCCTATACAGTGAGGATTGCTGCTCAGGATCTGTTGCTG gctgtggctgctgatTTCCAGAATGAGAGTGCAAGTgctttggctgcagcagctACGAGGCACTTACAGGAAGCTGAGCAGGCCAAGAACAGCGGTGCTGAGCACTG GTGGAAAATACACGAAGCTTGTATGCTGGCCCTGGGCTCAGTGAAGTCCATTATTACAGACAGCGTGAAGAACGGCCGAATCCATTTTGACATGCATGGCTTCCTGACCAACGTTGTTCTGGCAGACCTCAACCTTTCAG TGTCCCCCTTTCTCCTGGGCCGGGCCCTGTGGGCCGCCAGCCGTTTCACAGTGGCCATGTCCCCAGAGCTCATCCAGCAGTTCCTGCAAGCCACAGTCAGTGGTCTGCATGAAACCCAGCCGCCTTCTGTCCGAATCTCTGCAGTCAGAGCTATCTGGGG CTACTGTGACCAGCTGAAGATCTCTGAGAGCACCCACGTGTTGCAGCCTTTCCTTCCCAGCATCCTTGATGGTCTGATCCATTTGGCAACGCAGTTCAGCTCAGAGGTGCTCAACCTGGTGATGGAAACATTGTGCATTGTCTGCACTGTGGACCCAGCATTTACAGCAAGTGTGGAGAACAAGATCTGCCCCTTCACCATCGCCATCTTCCTGAAGTACAGCAATG ATCCAGTTGTTGCTTCTCTTGCCCAAGATATCTTTAAGGAGCTGGCTCAGATAGAAGCCTGCCAGGGTCCAATGCAGATGAGGCTAATACCAACTCTTGTCAGCATCATGCAGGCCCCTGCTGACAAGATCCCAGCAGGGCTTTGTGCA ACTTCTATTGATATATTAACCACAGTTGTGAGGAACACCAAACCTCCTCTGTCCCAGCTCCTGATCTGCCAAGCATTCCCTGCAGTGGCTCAGTGCAGCCTGAACACAGACGACAATGCTACCATGCAG AATGGTGGCGAGTGTCTGCGTGCGTACGTCTCCGTGGCTTTGGAGCAGATTGCACAGTGGCACGATGAGCAGGGCCACAACGGGCTGTGGTACGTGATGCAGGTGGTGAGCCAGCTTCTGGATCCGAGGACCTCAGAGttcactgctgcctttgtggGCAGGCTGGTCTCCACTTTAATTTCCAAAGCAGGGAGTGAGCTGGGAGAGAACTTGGACCAGATTCTGAGAGCCATCCTGAGCAAAATGCAACAAGCAGAGACACTCAGTGTAATGCAG TCCTTGATTATGGTGTTTGCTCACTTGGTTCACTCACAACTAGAACCACTCCTTGAGTTCCTGTGCAGCCTCCCTGGACCAACAGGCAAGCCTGCCCTGGAGTTTGTGATGGCTGAATGGATGAGCAGGCAGCACCTGTTCTATGGGCAGTATGAAGGCAAAGTCAG CTCAGTTGCTCTGTGCAAACTCCTGCAGTACGGCATCAACACGGATGACAAACGGCTTCAGGACATCAGGGTGAAGGGagaggaaatatttaatatggATGAGGGAATACGGACACGATCAAAATCGGCCAAAA ATCCTGAACGCTGGACAAACATTCCTTTGTTAGTAAAAATCctgaaattaataataaatgaacTCTCAAATGCAATGGAAGCAAACGCATCTCGACAGACCACTGCAGATTGGAGTCAAG ATGATTCGAACGATATGTGGGAGGACCAGGAagaggatgaggatgaagatgaaGGCTTAGCAGGACAGTTCTTATCAGATATTCTTTCCACAAACAAGTATG ATGAGGACTACTATGAGGATGATGAAGAGGATGACCCAGATGCGTTAAAGGACCCTCTTTACCAGATAGATCTCCAG GCGTATCTCACTGACTTCCTGTGTCAGtttgcacagcagccctgctaTGCCATGTTTTCAGACCATCTCAATGAGAATGAAAAGCGAGTGCTGCAGGCCATTGGCATATAA